Proteins encoded within one genomic window of Gloeobacter kilaueensis JS1:
- a CDS encoding CHAT domain-containing tetratricopeptide repeat protein, translating into MKQGKYVEAVTLAQRALKLRQEQLKSPHKLIADSLRLIAALYFVQKDFGQAQLFAQQAVTMHEQVLGPEHPEVAKSLNLLGSIYHASSNYEQAELILKRALAIREKAFGPEHSETAASLSNLALVYHTFGNYGQAELLYKRALAIHEKAFGPEHLTVASIINNLANLYRDLGNYKQAESLFRRALAIREKFLGMEHPEIAIALGNLGTELRASGDYHKAEPLFKRSLTILEKSLGPESPDVSYALENLAEAYSDQGDFAKAEPLFKRAIAIQEKSLGPEHYVLSTVLMSLASNYVSIGNYEQAESLYLRAIAIREKVLGQENPEVATSLQKIGLFYLDRQAHQADPSSQVPLESLTRSLEIQEKNLSLNLSLGVEERKREYLSTFRDSTDIAIAAHLQSAPKDPAAARLALETILRRKGRLLDQLSNTLALSALRQRLEPAQQTLLNQIVANRAQLAKLIYKQTATENLDAQKYQADVSQVQQQLKQLEDQLAIRSAEFRSQRQPVTLTAVEEKLPADAALLELVRYRPLNFAAIKLTERFGAEHYAAYVLLPDGSIQGTDLGEAQKIDQMVSDLRQSLSSPSKSIRAVRAQAHQLYEQIVQPLQPFLGSTRHLLISPDSSLHLLPFAPLVDGQGHYLIEKFTLTYINSGRDLLRVAESSTTAQKPLILANPSFQSARWQVASRAAAGDSSRGSDDNPRSVELAKLLSFEPLSWTSTEAKAVQSILNLPDDRVLTGEQATENALKQVHGPALLHIATHGFFFPDARRVDGQPIENPLLRSGLILAGAQNRASGGEDGIISALELADLDLRGTQLVVLSACQTGLGEVSSGEGVYGLRRALILAGARSQLVSLWQVADKATAQLMSGYYQKLRTGAGRSEAMRQVQLQWLQSASGSLLHPYYWAGFIPSGDWQPLPASTFHGAAKKSLGKKVNFVANVDN; encoded by the coding sequence GTGAAGCAGGGCAAGTATGTGGAAGCTGTGACCCTGGCTCAGCGGGCTTTGAAATTGAGGCAGGAACAACTGAAATCACCGCACAAGCTGATCGCTGATAGCCTGCGGTTGATAGCAGCCCTATATTTTGTGCAAAAGGATTTTGGTCAGGCACAACTCTTTGCCCAGCAGGCAGTGACAATGCACGAGCAAGTGTTGGGCCCAGAGCATCCTGAAGTCGCCAAAAGTCTTAATCTTCTAGGAAGTATATACCATGCTTCTAGCAACTATGAACAAGCAGAATTGATCCTCAAGCGAGCACTAGCGATTAGAGAAAAAGCTTTCGGACCAGAACATTCTGAGACGGCTGCTAGTCTTAGCAATTTAGCCCTTGTGTACCATACCTTCGGTAACTATGGCCAGGCAGAGCTTCTATACAAGCGCGCTCTTGCTATTCATGAAAAAGCCTTTGGGCCTGAGCATCTCACCGTGGCTTCTATCATTAACAACTTAGCCAATCTGTATCGAGATCTTGGTAACTATAAACAAGCAGAATCATTGTTCAGGCGTGCTCTAGCAATTCGAGAAAAATTTCTTGGGATGGAACATCCTGAGATCGCTATAGCTCTTGGTAATCTGGGCACTGAACTTCGTGCGTCCGGCGACTACCATAAAGCAGAACCATTGTTCAAGCGTTCCTTAACCATTTTGGAAAAGAGCCTTGGACCGGAGAGTCCTGATGTGTCTTATGCTCTCGAAAATTTAGCAGAGGCGTATAGTGACCAGGGTGATTTCGCTAAGGCAGAGCCATTATTCAAGCGTGCCATCGCTATCCAAGAAAAATCTCTTGGTCCAGAGCACTACGTTTTGTCCACTGTACTTATGAGCCTGGCTTCTAATTATGTCAGTATAGGTAACTATGAACAAGCAGAGTCACTCTATCTGCGCGCCATCGCTATTCGGGAAAAAGTGCTGGGTCAAGAAAATCCCGAGGTAGCTACCTCCCTGCAGAAAATCGGTCTTTTTTATCTTGACAGGCAGGCTCACCAAGCTGACCCATCTTCCCAGGTACCTTTGGAGTCTCTAACGCGCAGCCTTGAAATTCAAGAGAAAAACCTGTCGCTCAACCTTAGTCTTGGTGTGGAAGAACGAAAACGCGAGTACCTAAGCACTTTCCGTGATAGTACCGACATTGCCATTGCTGCTCATCTGCAATCGGCCCCCAAAGATCCTGCGGCTGCCCGGCTTGCCCTGGAAACGATTCTGCGTCGCAAAGGTCGTCTGCTCGATCAACTGAGTAACACTCTGGCTCTGTCTGCTCTACGTCAACGCTTAGAACCGGCACAGCAAACTCTGCTCAATCAGATCGTTGCCAATCGCGCTCAACTAGCCAAGCTCATTTACAAACAAACCGCTACTGAAAACCTCGATGCCCAAAAATACCAGGCCGATGTCAGTCAGGTACAACAACAACTCAAACAACTGGAAGACCAACTGGCCATTCGCAGTGCTGAGTTTCGTTCCCAGCGACAGCCTGTAACTCTTACTGCTGTCGAGGAAAAGCTACCCGCTGATGCGGCCTTGCTCGAATTAGTGCGCTACCGTCCCTTGAACTTTGCTGCCATTAAACTCACTGAGCGCTTTGGGGCTGAGCACTACGCTGCCTATGTGCTCCTGCCCGACGGAAGCATTCAGGGAACCGACCTCGGGGAGGCACAGAAGATTGATCAGATGGTGAGCGACCTGCGGCAGTCCCTCAGTTCACCCAGCAAGTCAATCAGGGCAGTTCGCGCTCAGGCCCATCAGCTATACGAGCAGATTGTCCAACCGCTGCAACCGTTTCTGGGTTCAACTCGCCATCTACTCATCTCGCCTGACAGCTCGCTGCATCTGCTGCCGTTCGCTCCTTTAGTCGATGGGCAAGGACACTACCTGATCGAAAAGTTCACCCTTACTTACATCAACTCTGGACGCGACCTTCTGCGCGTAGCCGAAAGCTCGACCACTGCCCAAAAGCCGCTGATCCTGGCGAATCCGAGTTTCCAGAGCGCCAGATGGCAGGTGGCAAGCCGAGCTGCTGCAGGTGATAGCTCGCGCGGCAGTGACGACAACCCGCGCTCCGTTGAACTAGCAAAGTTGTTGAGCTTCGAGCCTTTGTCCTGGACGAGCACAGAAGCGAAGGCCGTGCAGTCGATCCTGAATTTACCAGATGATCGGGTGCTCACCGGTGAACAGGCAACTGAAAATGCGCTCAAACAGGTGCATGGACCGGCGCTGTTGCACATTGCCACCCACGGCTTTTTCTTTCCCGATGCGCGCCGCGTGGATGGCCAGCCGATCGAAAATCCGCTTTTGCGCTCGGGCCTCATCCTGGCAGGAGCCCAGAACCGGGCCAGTGGTGGAGAGGATGGCATCATCTCCGCCCTTGAACTGGCTGACCTCGACCTGCGCGGTACCCAACTGGTCGTACTGTCAGCCTGTCAAACCGGTCTGGGAGAGGTGAGCAGCGGAGAGGGTGTCTACGGCCTGCGGCGGGCATTAATCCTTGCAGGGGCGCGCAGCCAACTGGTGAGTCTGTGGCAGGTAGCGGACAAGGCCACAGCCCAACTGATGAGCGGCTACTACCAGAAGCTGCGAACAGGAGCGGGACGGAGCGAAGCGATGCGTCAGGTGCAGCTGCAGTGGCTGCAATCAGCCTCCGGATCGCTACTGCACCCGTACTACTGGGCTGGATTCATCCCATCGGGAGACTGGCAACCGCTGCCCGCGTCCACTTTTCACGGAGCAGCCAAAAAATCATTGGGCAAGAAGGTTAATTTCGTTGCCAATGTAGATAACTAA
- a CDS encoding DUF2887 domain-containing protein, with translation MRTDHIFYKLLRAFPETLFVLAGTLPPAAGEYRFDSVEVKETALRIDGVLVPSSTNQPYYFAEVQFQADKDIYWRLFTELLMYMRQSAPEGDWRAVLIFPNRTLDVEAPMALSTLAMDERLVRVYLDEIAVEEDGPLGLSLVGLVVEEERTLPGRAGRLLERACRQLPAGETRRQVLELIETIIVYKLRYGPEELRAMFTLDELENTPYVQGLKAEARHKAEREKALSLILRQLARQVGALAPEVSEHIDKLSDSQLDALAEALLGFGSAADLQSWLDRQLPG, from the coding sequence GTGCGTACCGACCACATTTTCTACAAACTCTTGCGGGCTTTTCCGGAAACGCTCTTTGTCCTGGCAGGTACGTTACCTCCAGCAGCGGGCGAATACCGCTTCGACTCCGTGGAGGTAAAAGAGACGGCATTGCGCATCGATGGCGTCCTGGTGCCCTCCTCGACCAATCAGCCCTACTACTTTGCTGAGGTGCAGTTTCAAGCGGATAAGGACATCTACTGGCGATTGTTCACCGAACTGCTGATGTATATGCGCCAGTCTGCGCCAGAAGGTGACTGGCGGGCAGTACTGATTTTTCCCAACCGCACGCTGGATGTGGAGGCACCGATGGCCTTGAGTACTCTGGCAATGGACGAGCGTTTAGTGCGAGTGTATCTCGACGAGATTGCCGTGGAGGAGGACGGTCCGCTGGGCCTGTCGCTGGTTGGGCTGGTTGTCGAGGAGGAGCGAACTTTGCCCGGACGGGCAGGACGGTTGCTGGAACGCGCCTGCAGGCAATTGCCCGCAGGGGAAACCAGAAGGCAGGTGCTCGAATTGATCGAGACTATCATTGTGTACAAGCTGCGGTACGGTCCAGAGGAGCTTCGAGCGATGTTCACCCTCGATGAATTGGAGAACACTCCCTACGTGCAGGGACTGAAGGCAGAGGCCAGACATAAAGCGGAGCGAGAAAAAGCGTTGTCTTTGATCCTCCGTCAACTTGCCCGACAGGTGGGTGCTTTGGCACCTGAGGTCAGTGAGCACATCGACAAGCTCTCGGACAGCCAACTCGATGCCCTGGCCGAAGCTTTGCTCGGTTTCGGCTCGGCGGCAGATCTGCAAAGCTGGCTCGACAGGCAGCTGCCCGGCTGA
- a CDS encoding RNA polymerase sigma factor, RpoD/SigA family, giving the protein MRGKHQREDYLLEGEAEREETGSGRQALERSDDLVDLYLNEIGRIARVSAEDEIRLSRLIQAKLAIDAAREELTVRLMRPPAEEEVAEFMGRRGEELIEAVRQGLWAQRRLINANLRLVVSIAKKYIGRNLPFLDLIQEGNIGLMRATEKYDPEKGFRFSTYATWWIRQSITRAIANQARTIRLPIHMVEKVRKVRREMRLATVELGRRPSDEELAARLEMKVKKLRSIQEMARQPVSLDLTVGGEGDISLGEMIEDGQAERPFDEMVQNALAEELQNALKMLRPMERQVLALRFGLEGGESLTLREVGQRFDLTRERIRQIEVEALRKLRRYKQKALLEQYVDS; this is encoded by the coding sequence GTGAGAGGGAAGCACCAGCGAGAGGACTACCTGCTCGAGGGCGAAGCGGAGCGCGAGGAGACTGGCTCTGGGCGGCAGGCGCTCGAGCGCAGCGACGACTTGGTGGATCTCTATCTCAACGAAATTGGTCGCATTGCGCGAGTGAGCGCGGAGGATGAAATTCGCCTCTCCCGGCTCATTCAGGCCAAACTTGCCATCGACGCGGCGCGCGAGGAGTTGACCGTCCGTCTGATGCGGCCTCCCGCCGAGGAGGAGGTAGCCGAATTTATGGGCCGCAGGGGCGAGGAACTCATCGAAGCGGTCCGCCAGGGCCTGTGGGCCCAGCGGCGGCTGATCAACGCCAACCTGCGGCTGGTGGTCTCGATCGCCAAAAAATACATTGGCCGCAACCTGCCCTTTCTCGATTTGATCCAGGAGGGCAACATCGGCCTGATGCGGGCTACCGAAAAATACGATCCCGAAAAAGGCTTTCGCTTTTCGACTTACGCGACCTGGTGGATCCGCCAGAGCATCACCCGCGCCATCGCCAACCAGGCCCGCACGATCCGCCTGCCCATCCACATGGTCGAGAAGGTGCGCAAGGTGCGCCGCGAGATGCGCCTCGCCACCGTCGAACTGGGGCGGCGACCGAGCGACGAAGAACTGGCGGCCCGCCTTGAGATGAAGGTCAAAAAACTGCGCAGCATCCAGGAAATGGCCCGCCAGCCGGTCTCGCTGGACCTGACTGTCGGCGGCGAAGGTGACATTTCCCTGGGCGAGATGATTGAGGACGGCCAGGCGGAGCGGCCCTTCGACGAGATGGTGCAGAACGCTCTAGCCGAAGAATTGCAGAACGCCCTCAAGATGCTCCGGCCAATGGAGAGGCAGGTGCTCGCCCTGCGCTTCGGCCTCGAAGGGGGCGAGAGCCTTACCCTGCGCGAGGTCGGTCAGCGCTTCGACCTTACCCGCGAGCGCATCCGCCAGATCGAGGTCGAAGCCCTGCGCAAACTGCGCCGCTACAAACAAAAAGCCTTGCTTGAGCAGTACGTGGACTCTTAG
- a CDS encoding helix-turn-helix domain-containing protein has protein sequence MAQADVTKFGTPVRPTNLIGPQVRYLRERLGLTQDELAGRLSRYGLELDYVKIGQIENGKRRVIDWELVGFARALGVSVDWLLYGDEGRL, from the coding sequence ATGGCTCAGGCAGACGTGACAAAATTTGGTACGCCCGTCCGACCGACCAATCTGATTGGTCCCCAGGTGCGCTACCTGCGCGAGCGGCTGGGACTGACGCAAGATGAGCTGGCTGGGCGGTTGAGCCGCTACGGACTGGAGCTGGACTACGTCAAAATTGGCCAGATCGAAAACGGCAAGCGCCGGGTGATCGACTGGGAGCTGGTGGGCTTTGCCCGCGCCCTTGGGGTGTCGGTGGACTGGTTACTGTACGGCGATGAGGGGAGACTTTAA